From one Candidatus Thioglobus sp. NP1 genomic stretch:
- a CDS encoding pyruvate, water dikinase regulatory protein: MRTVFFISDRTGITAEALGNSLLTQFPEIEFKRINLAFIDNLKKAKEAAKLIQKASENDGLPALIFSTQVSNEYRELLENSGGIIFDFFETFISKLENTLATKSSHEMGLSHGVGNKNTYSGRIDSINFALNNDDGLNTKNYENADIILTGVSRSGKTPTCLFLALQYGIYAANYPLIEEDLSSVKLPSILQKCKHKLYGLSINPVRLQNIRDERRSNSNYASIDQCRKEVRRAEDMFIQNDIAFIDTSHISIEEIAGRILQKSKLERRY; encoded by the coding sequence ATGAGAACAGTTTTCTTTATTTCAGATAGAACTGGTATTACAGCTGAAGCATTGGGAAATAGTTTACTTACTCAATTCCCTGAAATAGAATTTAAACGCATCAATCTAGCATTTATTGATAATCTTAAAAAAGCTAAAGAGGCTGCCAAACTTATACAAAAAGCATCTGAAAATGATGGTTTACCAGCTCTGATTTTTAGCACCCAAGTATCAAATGAATATCGAGAATTACTTGAAAATAGTGGTGGTATCATTTTTGATTTCTTTGAAACTTTTATTTCAAAGTTGGAAAATACTCTTGCTACTAAATCTTCTCATGAAATGGGATTATCACATGGAGTTGGAAACAAAAATACTTACTCAGGAAGAATTGATAGTATAAATTTTGCACTAAATAATGATGATGGGCTTAATACAAAAAACTATGAGAATGCCGATATTATTCTAACGGGAGTATCTCGATCTGGAAAAACACCAACATGTTTATTCTTAGCTCTTCAGTATGGCATTTATGCTGCTAATTATCCCTTGATAGAAGAAGATCTTAGTTCTGTTAAACTTCCGAGTATCTTGCAAAAATGTAAGCACAAGCTTTATGGATTAAGTATTAATCCAGTTCGCCTGCAAAATATACGTGATGAACGTCGATCAAATAGTAACTATGCATCAATTGATCAATGTCGAAAAGAGGTCAGAAGAGCTGAAGATATGTTTATTCAAAATGATATTGCATTTATTGATACCAGTCATATTTCAATTGAAGAGATTGCAGGACGTATCCTTCAAAAAAGTAAGCTAGAAAGACGATATTAA
- the fdhF gene encoding formate dehydrogenase subunit alpha, producing MADKPQGVFIDNVEFPFDDSSSILAFTDKALGDKIIPTLCNDDNLQPYGACRVCSVEVQQSEDGPKRTVASCHTPISPGMRIFTNSDSVKKLRKNIVELVLSDHPPECLTCEVNGNCQLQDVAASVGVRKIRYAKGDNHIDREKDLSHAYMRMDLSKCINCSRCVRACDEVQGQFTLTMTGRGFESRITTDNDMLFGDSSCVSCGACAQTCPTSAISDVFQSKSVEADKTVRTTCSYCGVGCNLEVAVKNDEVLSIRAPQDGVNAGHTCLKGRYAFKFYNHEDRLTSPLIRKNGELTPCSWDEALDFIKDKFESIKKDHGPDAIAGISSARCTNEENYMFQKMIRQLVGTNNIDCCARVCHSPTAWGMQQSFGTGAGTNSTADIPLADLMMVIGANPTSAHPVTGAKIKQQAMSGATLIVIDPVRTELARMADHHLQLKPGTNVAVLNMFQYFIVEAGLVDHEFIKERCEGGEDFIEQIKELDVDAMAEISGLDREDVKAAALAYGSAKNAMEFHGLGVTEHSQGTKTVMLISNLAMMTGNLGRPGVGVNPLRGQNNVQGAADMGCQPHHGPGYLWMDQKEVQDFYEDKLGLPTPTTPGRKIPEMFDGAVDGTLKALWIFAEDVVQTDPNTHHVVKAMQGLDLLVVQEIFMSETAKMADVVLPGTTFLEKSGTFTNTERRIQQVNAAVNPLPGTKTDGQIIVEMMRKLGLDQPDFDAKTVLNEISKVVSFFEGVTWEGLRASPMGLQWPVNKKGEDTQILHIGEFKRGKGKFHYHDWKESEELTKHKNEYPFILTTSRELQHYNCATMTRRTSNVKILTKDVIMLNPKDAKAKDLTSGDRATLKSDRGEVTLDVEVTDRVKKGVVRTTFHFPEVLINEVTSGVTDEETKCPEYKIVAVDVLKAS from the coding sequence ATGGCAGACAAGCCACAAGGCGTATTTATTGATAATGTTGAGTTCCCTTTTGATGACTCAAGTTCAATATTAGCATTTACTGATAAGGCCTTAGGAGATAAGATTATTCCGACACTCTGTAATGATGATAATTTGCAGCCATACGGTGCTTGTCGAGTTTGTTCAGTTGAAGTTCAACAGTCCGAAGATGGGCCAAAAAGAACAGTTGCATCATGCCATACTCCAATTAGTCCAGGTATGCGTATTTTTACAAATTCTGATAGTGTTAAAAAACTTCGTAAGAACATTGTAGAGTTAGTATTAAGTGATCACCCACCTGAGTGTCTTACATGTGAAGTAAACGGCAATTGCCAACTCCAAGATGTAGCAGCTAGTGTTGGTGTTAGGAAAATACGATATGCAAAAGGAGATAATCATATCGATCGTGAAAAAGATTTATCACATGCCTATATGCGCATGGACCTTTCTAAATGTATTAACTGCTCAAGATGCGTTCGTGCTTGTGATGAGGTTCAAGGTCAGTTTACCTTAACTATGACTGGTCGTGGTTTTGAGTCTAGAATTACCACTGATAATGATATGTTATTTGGCGATTCTTCATGTGTTTCATGTGGAGCTTGTGCTCAAACTTGTCCAACATCTGCAATCTCTGATGTGTTCCAATCCAAATCAGTTGAGGCTGATAAAACTGTTAGAACTACCTGTTCATACTGTGGTGTAGGCTGTAACTTGGAGGTAGCGGTAAAGAATGATGAGGTTTTATCAATCCGTGCACCGCAAGATGGTGTAAATGCTGGACATACTTGTTTAAAAGGTCGCTATGCATTTAAATTCTATAATCATGAAGACAGACTGACTTCTCCACTTATCAGAAAAAATGGCGAGCTTACACCTTGTTCTTGGGATGAAGCTCTAGACTTTATTAAAGATAAATTTGAATCAATTAAGAAAGATCATGGTCCAGATGCAATTGCTGGTATTTCCTCTGCAAGATGTACAAACGAAGAAAATTACATGTTTCAGAAGATGATTAGACAATTAGTTGGAACAAATAATATTGATTGTTGTGCTCGTGTTTGTCATTCTCCTACTGCTTGGGGTATGCAGCAGAGTTTTGGAACTGGAGCTGGAACTAACTCAACTGCTGATATTCCTTTAGCTGACTTAATGATGGTTATTGGTGCAAATCCAACTTCTGCTCATCCTGTAACAGGTGCGAAAATTAAACAGCAAGCTATGTCTGGGGCAACACTTATTGTCATTGATCCAGTTCGAACAGAACTGGCTCGTATGGCTGATCATCACTTGCAACTTAAGCCAGGAACTAATGTTGCTGTATTAAATATGTTCCAGTACTTCATCGTTGAGGCCGGACTTGTTGATCATGAGTTTATTAAAGAACGTTGTGAAGGTGGTGAGGATTTTATAGAACAAATAAAAGAGCTGGATGTTGACGCAATGGCTGAGATAAGTGGCTTAGATAGAGAAGATGTAAAAGCTGCAGCTCTTGCTTATGGATCCGCAAAAAATGCTATGGAATTTCATGGCTTAGGAGTTACAGAGCATTCTCAAGGAACAAAGACTGTTATGCTGATTTCTAATTTAGCAATGATGACAGGAAATCTTGGTCGACCAGGCGTTGGAGTTAATCCACTTCGTGGTCAAAATAATGTTCAAGGTGCAGCAGATATGGGTTGTCAGCCACATCATGGTCCAGGTTACTTATGGATGGATCAAAAAGAAGTGCAAGATTTTTATGAAGATAAGCTTGGGCTTCCAACACCAACGACACCTGGAAGAAAAATTCCTGAAATGTTTGACGGTGCTGTCGATGGGACTCTTAAAGCTTTATGGATTTTTGCAGAGGATGTTGTTCAGACAGATCCAAATACACACCATGTTGTCAAGGCAATGCAAGGACTTGATCTCCTTGTTGTTCAAGAAATCTTCATGAGTGAAACTGCTAAGATGGCAGATGTAGTTCTCCCAGGAACAACTTTTCTTGAAAAGAGTGGTACCTTTACGAATACTGAGAGACGAATACAGCAGGTTAATGCTGCAGTAAATCCTCTTCCAGGAACAAAAACAGATGGTCAAATAATTGTTGAGATGATGCGTAAATTAGGCCTTGATCAACCTGATTTTGATGCTAAGACTGTTTTGAATGAAATATCTAAAGTAGTATCATTTTTCGAGGGTGTAACGTGGGAAGGTTTGAGAGCTAGTCCGATGGGATTGCAGTGGCCTGTAAATAAAAAAGGTGAAGATACTCAGATACTTCATATTGGAGAGTTCAAGAGAGGTAAGGGTAAGTTTCATTATCACGATTGGAAAGAAAGTGAAGAGCTAACTAAACATAAGAACGAATACCCCTTTATTCTTACAACTAGCCGTGAACTGCAACACTATAACTGTGCAACTATGACTAGGCGAACATCAAACGTTAAAATATTAACTAAGGATGTCATTATGCTAAATCCTAAGGACGCCAAAGCAAAAGATCTCACCTCTGGTGATCGAGCAACTTTGAAGTCAGACCGTGGAGAGGTTACTCTCGATGTAGAGGTTACAGATAGAGTTAAAAAAGGTGTAGTTAGGACTACTTTCCATTTTCCTGAAGTGCTAATTAATGAAGTTACTAGTGGCGTTACAGATGAGGAAACAAAGTGTCCAGAATACAAGATTGTTGCAGTTGATGTATTGAAGGCTTCTTAG
- the tkt gene encoding transketolase: MASQLELANAIRALSMDAVQKANSGHPGAPMGMADIAEVLWNKHLKFNPSNANWPDRDRFVLSNGHGSMLIYSLLHLTGFDLSIDELKNFRQLHSKTPGHPEYGYAEGVETTTGPLGQGIANAVGMAIAERTLAATFNKPGHSIVDHFTYVFMGDGCLMEGLSHESCAMAGTLGLGKLIAFWDDNDISIDGHIGDWMEKGVPGRFKSYNWHVITDVDGHDPEAINAAVVEAKAMNDRPTLICTRTVIGFGSPNLAGSHDCHGAPLGDDEIAKTREQLGWSFAPFEIPQEIYDGWDHHQEGAECEDNWNERFTAYNASYPKEAAEFKRRMSGKLPDNFAKKMDEYILKTQQDMPNIASRKASQNAIEAMGPIVPELFGGSADLTGSNLTNWSGSVVVNANNADGNYISWGVREFGMAAMMNGMVLHGGLKVYGATFLMFMEYMRNALRMSAMMKIGTIFVYSHDSIGLGEDGPTHQAVEQIATMRVIPNFQTWRACDAIESAVSWKVAMQRSDAPTALIFSRQNLTPMERSNEQILDIEKGGYVLKDCGGSPDIILIASGSEVSLAVDSAKEMTDKKIRVVSMPSTNAFDEQEQDYKDSVLIPGIKRVAIEAGVAESWYKYVGIDGGIVAMSSYGESAPAGELFKHFGFTVENVVDTINKVLD; this comes from the coding sequence ATGGCATCTCAACTGGAATTAGCAAACGCCATCCGTGCTTTAAGTATGGATGCTGTTCAAAAAGCAAACTCTGGGCATCCTGGAGCGCCAATGGGTATGGCTGATATTGCAGAAGTTTTATGGAATAAGCATTTAAAGTTCAATCCATCTAACGCTAATTGGCCTGATAGGGATCGTTTTGTTCTTTCAAATGGACATGGATCAATGCTAATATACTCCCTGTTACATCTTACAGGTTTTGATTTAAGTATTGATGAGCTTAAGAATTTTCGTCAACTTCATTCAAAAACTCCAGGCCATCCTGAGTATGGCTATGCAGAGGGTGTAGAAACAACTACTGGTCCATTGGGTCAGGGTATTGCAAATGCCGTAGGCATGGCTATTGCAGAGAGAACACTTGCTGCGACATTTAACAAGCCTGGACATTCTATTGTAGACCACTTCACATACGTATTTATGGGGGATGGTTGCCTTATGGAGGGATTGTCTCACGAGTCATGTGCTATGGCAGGAACTTTAGGGCTGGGAAAATTAATAGCCTTTTGGGATGACAATGATATTTCAATTGATGGCCATATTGGTGATTGGATGGAGAAGGGAGTTCCTGGTCGCTTTAAGTCATATAACTGGCATGTAATAACAGATGTTGATGGCCATGATCCTGAGGCAATTAATGCAGCTGTTGTAGAAGCTAAAGCCATGAATGATAGACCTACTTTAATTTGCACTCGAACTGTAATTGGTTTTGGTTCCCCAAATTTAGCAGGTTCTCATGATTGTCATGGCGCACCATTGGGAGATGATGAGATTGCTAAAACAAGAGAACAATTAGGCTGGAGTTTTGCTCCATTTGAGATTCCTCAGGAAATTTATGATGGCTGGGATCATCATCAAGAGGGGGCTGAATGCGAGGATAATTGGAATGAAAGATTCACAGCCTATAATGCATCTTATCCTAAGGAAGCCGCTGAATTTAAGCGACGTATGTCTGGAAAATTACCAGATAATTTTGCTAAAAAAATGGATGAGTATATTCTTAAAACTCAACAAGACATGCCTAATATTGCCTCAAGAAAGGCATCACAAAACGCAATTGAAGCTATGGGTCCAATTGTTCCAGAATTATTTGGAGGCTCAGCTGATTTAACAGGTTCAAATTTGACTAATTGGTCAGGCAGTGTTGTGGTTAATGCTAATAACGCTGATGGTAATTATATTTCCTGGGGAGTTCGAGAGTTTGGTATGGCAGCTATGATGAATGGCATGGTTCTTCATGGTGGATTAAAAGTTTATGGCGCTACCTTTCTGATGTTTATGGAGTATATGCGCAATGCGCTTCGAATGTCAGCAATGATGAAGATTGGTACAATTTTTGTATATTCGCATGATTCAATAGGCCTTGGTGAAGATGGACCTACCCATCAAGCTGTTGAACAAATAGCAACAATGCGAGTAATTCCTAACTTTCAAACTTGGAGAGCCTGTGATGCAATTGAGTCTGCAGTTTCTTGGAAAGTTGCAATGCAAAGATCAGATGCCCCGACAGCCTTAATTTTCTCTAGACAAAATTTGACTCCTATGGAAAGATCTAATGAGCAAATTCTTGACATAGAAAAAGGTGGTTATGTTTTAAAAGATTGTGGGGGTTCTCCAGATATTATTCTCATTGCCTCGGGTTCAGAGGTTTCTCTAGCTGTTGATTCTGCAAAAGAAATGACTGACAAAAAAATTCGTGTGGTTTCAATGCCATCTACTAATGCCTTTGATGAACAAGAACAAGATTACAAAGACTCTGTTTTAATACCTGGCATTAAGCGCGTTGCAATAGAGGCTGGTGTTGCAGAATCCTGGTACAAGTATGTGGGTATTGATGGAGGCATTGTTGCAATGTCATCTTATGGTGAGTCTGCTCCTGCAGGCGAGCTTTTTAAGCATTTTGGGTTTACTGTTGAGAATGTAGTAGATACTATAAATAAAGTTTTAGATTAA
- the ppsA gene encoding phosphoenolpyruvate synthase, with protein sequence MNENVVWLKDVGISDVERVGGKNASLGEMISGLSSQGVRVPGGFATTAEAFESFLNHSKLKHKINTLLLSLDITDIKKLTDTGALIRQWVEEAPFPEELQNSIVASYELLTEQYGSAATFAVRSSATAEDLPEASFAGQQETYLNVCGIEDILFSIKKVYASLYNDRAISYRVHQGFAHEMVSLSAGIQQMVRSDIGSSGVMFTLDTESGFNDVVFITSAYGLGETVVQGSVNPDEFYVHKATLKSKKPAILSRSLGSKSIKMVYADSKSNSTVNTIAVDKEESLKFSLNDSQIEELAQYAIKIEEHYGRAMDIEWALDGSDGKIYIVQARPETVKSRQNSQQIERYKLTETSQILIEGRAIGQKIGAGKTRIINDLSEMSLVNKGDVLVTDMTDPDWEPVMKLASAIITNRGGRTCHAAIIARELGVPAIVGTGNATEALKSIDVVTASCAEGDTGVVYNGALEFEHTFSEVSALPEIPVKIMMNVGNPSRAYDFASIPNAGVGLARLEFIINNTIGIHPKALLELDDLPKELKDNILKRTSCYKSPVDFYVEKLTEGISTIAASFSHSPVIIRMSDFKSNEYSNLFAGDIYEPVEENPMIGFRGASRYISSEFRECFELECRAIKKVRNEMGFYNVEIMIPFVRTTKEASKVIEILKENGLERGKDGLRIIMMCELPSNAIIADDFLEYFDGFSIGSNDLTQLTLGMDRDSGLIADGFDERNDAVKTMITLAIDACHRQGKYIGICGQGPSDHIDFAEWLLQQKISSISLNPDTVVETWNKLGEL encoded by the coding sequence ATGAATGAAAATGTAGTTTGGCTTAAAGATGTTGGCATATCTGATGTAGAAAGGGTTGGTGGCAAAAATGCCTCTCTTGGAGAAATGATTAGTGGTCTAAGCTCCCAGGGTGTAAGAGTACCAGGAGGATTTGCAACAACAGCTGAAGCATTTGAATCCTTTTTAAATCATTCAAAACTCAAGCACAAAATAAATACGCTTCTTTTATCACTTGATATTACTGACATTAAAAAGCTTACAGATACCGGTGCACTAATTCGCCAATGGGTTGAAGAAGCACCTTTTCCAGAAGAACTTCAAAACTCAATAGTTGCTAGTTATGAACTATTAACAGAGCAGTATGGATCAGCAGCGACTTTTGCAGTTCGTTCATCAGCTACTGCAGAGGACTTGCCAGAGGCTTCTTTTGCTGGCCAACAAGAAACCTATCTAAATGTATGCGGTATTGAGGATATCTTATTCTCAATTAAAAAAGTATATGCATCTTTATATAATGATAGGGCTATTTCTTATAGGGTTCACCAGGGTTTTGCACATGAAATGGTTTCTCTTTCAGCTGGAATTCAGCAAATGGTTAGAAGTGATATTGGTTCAAGTGGTGTTATGTTTACTCTTGATACTGAGTCTGGTTTTAATGATGTAGTATTTATTACTTCTGCCTATGGTTTAGGAGAAACTGTTGTTCAAGGCTCTGTTAATCCTGATGAATTTTATGTTCATAAAGCTACTCTTAAATCTAAAAAACCTGCAATCTTATCTAGAAGCCTTGGCTCTAAGTCTATAAAAATGGTTTATGCAGATTCCAAATCAAATTCTACAGTCAATACTATCGCTGTAGATAAAGAAGAATCTCTAAAGTTTAGTCTAAATGATAGCCAAATTGAAGAACTTGCCCAATATGCTATCAAGATTGAAGAACATTATGGACGAGCAATGGATATAGAGTGGGCTCTGGATGGCTCTGATGGAAAAATCTATATTGTCCAGGCTAGGCCTGAAACAGTTAAAAGTCGACAAAATTCTCAGCAAATTGAGCGTTATAAACTTACTGAAACCTCTCAAATTCTTATAGAAGGTAGGGCAATAGGTCAGAAAATTGGTGCTGGTAAAACTAGAATAATTAATGATTTATCTGAAATGAGTCTTGTCAACAAAGGTGATGTCCTGGTTACTGATATGACAGATCCTGATTGGGAGCCAGTAATGAAGTTAGCTTCGGCGATAATAACTAATCGAGGTGGTAGAACATGTCATGCTGCGATTATTGCTAGAGAACTTGGTGTTCCTGCTATCGTAGGAACGGGTAATGCAACTGAAGCTCTTAAAAGTATTGATGTTGTTACCGCTTCTTGTGCTGAAGGTGATACTGGCGTTGTCTATAATGGTGCCTTGGAATTTGAACATACATTTTCTGAGGTTAGTGCTCTACCTGAAATACCTGTAAAAATTATGATGAATGTTGGTAATCCATCAAGAGCTTATGATTTTGCTAGTATTCCTAATGCAGGAGTTGGTCTAGCAAGACTTGAGTTTATTATTAACAATACTATTGGAATTCATCCTAAAGCATTGCTAGAGTTAGATGATTTACCAAAAGAACTCAAAGATAATATTTTAAAACGCACCTCTTGCTATAAATCCCCAGTTGATTTTTATGTCGAAAAACTAACTGAAGGTATTTCAACTATTGCCGCTAGTTTTTCTCATTCCCCAGTTATTATTAGAATGTCTGATTTCAAATCTAATGAGTATTCTAACCTTTTTGCTGGAGATATTTACGAACCAGTAGAGGAGAATCCCATGATTGGATTTCGAGGGGCATCTCGATATATTTCTTCTGAGTTTAGAGAATGCTTTGAGCTGGAGTGTAGAGCAATAAAAAAAGTTAGAAATGAAATGGGATTTTATAATGTTGAAATCATGATTCCTTTTGTACGGACTACTAAAGAGGCTTCAAAAGTTATAGAAATTCTTAAAGAGAATGGATTAGAAAGAGGCAAAGATGGGCTCAGAATTATAATGATGTGTGAGCTTCCATCAAATGCAATTATTGCTGATGATTTCTTAGAGTATTTTGATGGTTTTTCTATTGGTTCAAATGATCTTACTCAGCTTACACTTGGAATGGATAGAGATTCTGGCTTAATTGCAGATGGCTTTGATGAAAGAAATGATGCTGTTAAAACAATGATCACTTTGGCAATTGATGCATGTCATCGTCAAGGAAAGTATATTGGAATTTGTGGCCAGGGGCCTTCTGATCATATTGATTTTGCTGAGTGGCTACTTCAACAAAAAATCTCTAGTATTTCATTAAATCCTGATACAGTAGTTGAGACTTGGAATAAGCTTGGTGAACTCTAA
- a CDS encoding NADH-ubiquinone oxidoreductase-F iron-sulfur binding region domain-containing protein, with protein sequence MSRNISLLSGKKDDKNSLFGKISVSPNEASDSVLAAEYNLGVSTVHSAKSFYDFLSEDFKSKKAYVCTGSACMCRGTQDDVSDKLNNKFGEGNVGEMICLGRCYENSAFFYNGENYSGDDINKLDQIIAGKHTSQAYEMKSFSKTPFLVEEDVLSTYDHFKDLLQTCFETKKEDLIASLKDSGLRGRGGAGFPTGMKWEFCQAQEASAKYVVCNADEGDPGAFSDRYLLEEQPLKVLFGMVICAYIIGSRQGFLYIRGEYPESITITNDSLEKLRELNLLGDNILGTGFDFDMNVVEGQGAYICGEETALIASIEGRRAEVDVRPPFPVVEGLYKKPTVVNNVESLAAVAAIFKLGSESYKNIGNGRSLGTKLVSLDGYFNNPGLYEVDLGTPVSYIIDEIGGGFNDDIKAIQIGGPLGGIVPVNILKTLTLDFEDFSEKGFLLGHASFVCIPKSFSAVEYAKHLFAFTAHESCGKCFPCRLGSTRGKEMLESALEEDIKFSEELIHDLLQTMEVGSLCALGGGLPLAIKNLLEYCSDEFKPLMEK encoded by the coding sequence ATGTCTAGAAATATTAGTTTATTGTCTGGAAAAAAGGACGATAAGAATAGCTTGTTTGGAAAGATTTCAGTTAGTCCCAATGAGGCTAGTGATTCCGTGCTTGCGGCTGAATATAATTTGGGCGTTTCTACTGTTCATAGTGCCAAGAGTTTCTATGACTTTCTCAGTGAAGATTTCAAAAGTAAGAAAGCCTACGTTTGTACTGGAAGTGCTTGTATGTGCAGGGGAACCCAAGATGATGTTTCAGATAAGCTAAACAATAAATTTGGTGAAGGTAATGTTGGGGAAATGATTTGCCTTGGAAGGTGTTATGAAAATAGTGCTTTTTTCTATAATGGTGAAAACTATTCTGGCGATGATATAAACAAATTAGATCAGATTATTGCTGGAAAACATACCAGTCAAGCTTATGAAATGAAGTCGTTTTCAAAGACACCTTTTTTGGTTGAAGAAGATGTTCTTTCTACCTATGATCACTTTAAAGACTTACTTCAAACATGTTTTGAAACAAAAAAAGAGGATTTGATTGCTTCATTAAAAGATTCTGGCCTACGCGGCAGAGGCGGTGCTGGCTTTCCTACAGGAATGAAGTGGGAGTTTTGTCAGGCTCAGGAGGCTTCTGCTAAATATGTAGTGTGTAATGCTGATGAAGGCGATCCTGGGGCTTTTTCAGATAGATATCTTTTAGAAGAGCAGCCATTAAAAGTTTTATTTGGAATGGTAATCTGTGCCTATATTATTGGCTCAAGGCAGGGTTTTTTATATATTAGGGGTGAGTATCCTGAATCAATTACTATTACAAATGATTCTTTAGAAAAATTACGGGAACTAAACCTTTTGGGTGACAATATATTAGGAACTGGTTTTGACTTTGATATGAATGTTGTTGAAGGTCAAGGGGCATATATTTGTGGAGAAGAAACTGCGTTAATAGCTTCCATTGAGGGTCGTCGTGCTGAGGTAGATGTTCGTCCTCCATTTCCTGTAGTTGAGGGTTTATACAAGAAACCAACTGTAGTTAATAATGTTGAAAGCTTAGCGGCAGTTGCAGCAATATTTAAACTTGGTAGTGAGTCCTACAAGAATATTGGAAATGGCAGATCCTTAGGAACTAAATTAGTCTCTTTAGATGGTTATTTCAATAATCCTGGTCTTTATGAAGTAGATTTAGGTACTCCAGTAAGTTATATTATTGATGAAATTGGTGGTGGATTTAATGATGATATTAAGGCTATTCAGATTGGTGGTCCATTGGGAGGGATTGTTCCAGTAAATATACTGAAGACCTTAACACTAGACTTTGAAGATTTTTCTGAAAAAGGATTTCTTCTTGGGCATGCAAGTTTTGTGTGTATTCCTAAGTCATTCTCGGCTGTAGAATACGCAAAACATCTATTCGCATTCACTGCTCATGAATCATGCGGTAAGTGCTTTCCATGTCGATTAGGGTCAACTCGAGGCAAAGAAATGTTAGAATCTGCACTTGAGGAAGATATTAAGTTTTCGGAAGAACTTATTCATGATTTATTACAAACAATGGAAGTTGGCTCGCTATGTGCTTTAGGTGGAGGACTTCCCCTTGCAATTAAAAATTTACTCGAATATTGTTCTGACGAGTTTAAACCTTTGATGGAGAAATAG
- the fdhD gene encoding formate dehydrogenase accessory sulfurtransferase FdhD, translating to MSVIETVNYEIHKVEDLNLLESSDCIAIEEPLEIAIRYYKGREWILEPLMVTMRTPGDDESLVSGLLFSEGIIQDKEAIDKIEVNGENKGKYDVNNSLIVTLKKGNQLDLKNLQRHFMVNSSCGVCGKGTLNAIEIAYEPDIDKKGPLVDRALITELPNLLRERQEQFANTGGVHASALVGMSGEVFHLAEDVGRHNALDKLIGYVRCNDMLNPLEQFIMCSGRLGFDIIQKALMSRVGMIVGIGAPTSLALDLARKFDITLVGFIKKNKYNIYTGAWRIK from the coding sequence ATGTCAGTTATCGAAACAGTTAACTATGAGATTCATAAGGTGGAAGATTTGAACCTTCTAGAATCTAGTGATTGTATCGCAATTGAAGAGCCACTTGAAATAGCTATTCGATATTACAAGGGGCGTGAATGGATACTAGAGCCACTTATGGTAACAATGAGAACTCCTGGCGATGATGAATCTTTGGTTAGTGGTCTCCTGTTTTCTGAGGGAATTATTCAGGATAAGGAAGCAATTGATAAGATTGAAGTAAATGGTGAGAATAAAGGAAAATATGATGTAAATAACTCTTTAATTGTTACTCTAAAAAAAGGTAATCAATTGGATCTAAAAAATCTGCAGCGGCATTTTATGGTTAATTCAAGTTGTGGCGTTTGTGGAAAAGGAACTTTAAATGCTATTGAAATTGCTTATGAGCCAGATATTGATAAAAAAGGTCCATTGGTTGATAGAGCGCTGATTACGGAGTTACCAAATTTATTAAGAGAGAGACAGGAACAGTTTGCAAACACTGGTGGAGTCCATGCAAGTGCATTAGTAGGTATGAGTGGAGAGGTTTTTCATTTAGCTGAGGATGTAGGAAGGCATAATGCGCTTGATAAATTAATTGGTTATGTAAGGTGTAATGATATGTTGAACCCTCTTGAGCAATTTATAATGTGCTCAGGTCGTCTGGGTTTTGATATTATCCAAAAAGCATTAATGTCTAGGGTAGGAATGATAGTGGGTATTGGAGCACCAACCTCACTAGCACTAGATTTAGCAAGAAAATTTGATATTACATTAGTAGGTTTTATCAAAAAAAATAAATATAATATATACACTGGCGCTTGGCGCATTAAGTAG